The DNA window GGGGGGGGGGGCACTGGGGGGGCTCAGAGTGCCCACGGCTGGCTGTCCCCGATTCCGGGATACCGTTCCATTTTCGGGGGGGGGGGCCAGGGGCATACCGGGTGGGGGTGGCGCCTCCGGAGGGGGAGCCACTTCCTGCTCCTCCGACAGATTGCCCCGCACTGGGCGGTTGGCCGACTGTTCCTGCATCTCCTGCACCGGACGCTGTTCCAGCTGTTCCCCGTCGTTGGTCTTGATCTCCTGGGGGGCCTGGGTGTGAGCTGTTTGCTCCACCAGAGGATTGTTGAGACCGAGAACAGTGCCGGCTGGTATGGGATTGAGCATTTTCCATTCTCCACGGCGTTAATGAGGGCGTACGCACGCCTTCTTAATCTATCTATCGACAGTGGCAAGAAGAGAGTTAAGCATTTTTTTCGTTTTGGGTGATTTTTTTTGCGAAATCCTTTTCAAGGAGCGTCCAATTCCTTGAAAAACAATCTGTAACCCGCTTAAATAAAAGAAAATTCAGCTGATTTTTCTCTGGCCCGGCCCAGAAATCAAAAGCCACCTTCAACCCTCCCCTTTACCGTCCAACGACTGGAGCCACCATGTCCCTCGCCCTGTTTGACCTGGATGACACCTTGATCGCCGGAGACAGCGATTATCTCTGGGGCCGTTTTTTGGTGGATCACAAAGTAGTGGAAGAAGCCCACTATGAGCGGGAAAACAGGCGTTTCTATGACGATTATCTCCAGGGCAGCCTCGATATCCAGGCCTATCTACGTTTTCAGCTGGGTTATCTGGCAAAACACGACATGGAAACGCTCAACCGATGGCATACCGCCTTCATGGCAGATAAAATCACTCCCATCATGCTCCCCAAAGGGCGTGCTCTGCTGGAGCACCATCGTCAGCAAGGGGACACCCTGATGATCATCACTGCCACCAACCGCTTCGTCACCGGCCCCATTGCCCAAGCCTTTGGTGTCGATCATATTCTCGCAACCGAGCTGGAAGTAGCCGATAACCGCTTCACAGGCCACCCTCAAGGGATACCCTGCTTTCGGGAAGGCAAGGTGACCCGTCTGCAAGCCTGGCTGCAAGAGAGCGATCTCTCCCTGGCAGGCAGCCACTTTTACAGCGACTCCCACAACGACCTGCCCCTTCTGGAGATGGTAACCCACCCGATAGCAGTGGACCCGGACGACAAGCTCCGCAAGGTGGCCCAAGAACGGGGCTGGGAAATTCGCTCCCTGCGCTGACGCTCTCATCTGCTTCAGCTAAACCCTTCACACCACCTCTCGACCCGGATCATCCCATCAGGATCACCCCTCTTTTGGCCCACACATCACCGGCCAGATGAAGCGGGTATCGGCTGGGATGATCTCTCCTGTGGTGGCTTTATAAGGCAGGTTAACCCGTTTTTGTACCTCTGACAGCTTCTTGATCACATGGCTGCCAGCTGCGGCCCCTCCAGATAAAGCGCCAGGGGATGGATAGAACGGGCATAAGGGGGAAACATGGATGGATTCTCCTAAAAAACAGAAACGTCTTTTGGATGGCAATGAAGCCCCCATCATCCCCTACCCCAACCCGCTTCTGCAACAACCCGATGGCCCGATAAGCCGACCGCACCCATTTTTTTCTATCCGCCTCCCCCCCTCGGTTCACCTCTGACCTCCCCTGCCCTCTGAAAAAAAAATGGAATCCGTGGGGTTGCAAATTTCTGGAATCGATCCCATCTGTCAGGGTGAGCGGCCACTCACATCGACCAAAACGCCCAAGAGGCTTAATGACAGACAGGAGAAATGACATGGCACGCATCCACTACACCCCGTTTCAATCCGTTCGCGCCCTGCAAGGGGAACTGAATCGCTTTTTCGAGGCTTCCGCCAGTGGCTGCAACGCCCACCGGATGGCCACCGAACTCCCCCTGAAGGTGGATATCCTGGAAAATGAAAACCAGGTCATCCTCCAAGCGGATGTGCCGGGGTTGGAGCAGAAGGATATTCGCATCAACGTCGAAAATGGTCTCCTCACCATCAGTGGTGAGCGTCGACAGGAAGAGGAACAAAAATCTGCCGGGATGCATCGTCAGGAGCGGGCCTTCGGCCAATTCAGCCGCACCTTCCGGCTCCCCAATGTGACCGATCTGGATAATATTCGGGCCAGCTGTAAAAATGGCGAACTGCAAGTCATCCTGCCCAAGCGGGAAGAGGCCAAAGCCCGGGAAATTCCGGTAACCGTCCACTAAGTCCTCAGGCTTCGAGGAATCAAGATAGCCCTACATAAACCGGACGCCACCCCAACAAGATCCAAATATTCAAACAGATTTCTCCCTCCTCCGGCGCTTGCCTCTTGATGCTGAAATCAGGTCGGCAACTGCTGGAGAGGGGGAGAGAGGTCCCCTCCCCTTTCATACCTCACGTTGACACAACCCGCCCCAAGGCAGCTTCCAAACTCATCTTTTCCAGACACCAAAAAAACCAGATTGAAGCCACCCCTGGTCATCCCTTTCCCTCCCCCAGGGACGACTCTTCCCGCACCCCGTCAAGACCCCCTGTTTATTACCGGACAGATGGCTGGAAAACAGTATCTGGAGCTGGATTTACATGTTAGAATTCAAGTCGCTTTTCAAATTTGGGAGGGACGAATATTCATCTCCCGCCGGTGATGTGGATCCATGGGGGAAAAATCCCGGTTTTTCCCTGCACGGGGATGGTTTTCGTCACTCTGGCTTTCAGAGGAAGAAGGGGGGGAGGGTGGCATTTCCGATGACCATTCAAAAAAAATTGCTCACCAGTGGCATTTTGATGGGGTTTTTGCTGTTCTGTGTTCTGGGTCTCACCCTCTTTTTCTTTCATCGGCTCGAAGCAGGCTTTGAATCCATCGTTGAATCGTCCGGCATCGGCCTGAGAGATTCCGCCACCGCCGCTGCCACCATCGATACCGTGGATCAAGACCTGGCCGCCGCCACCAAACGAATGGTCAACATCTCGGATGAGATCGCCCGGACCAACATGACGGTGCGCATTACTGAACGAAAAGTGCGTGCCATCTCCAATACTCTGACGGAACTGACGGATGTCGTAGAAGATTTTTATGAGGATCTCCCCGATGGAGAGGCCCGCTACACCCTGGAGGATGTCGCCGACAGTGTGTCCGATCTTCAGGATTCCACCAAACGGGAAGCTTTGGTGGGCTTGGGAATATCGGTCAACCGGATGAAGCAATTTACTGAGGAGCTTGCCCTGGAAGCGGCCCGACTGGAAAAGCTCTCCAGCGAACTCAATCGTAGTGGCGCCCTCAGTCAAACCGTCAGCACCGCCAACACCCGAATCCGCGATCTTTCCCAGGATTTCGGTGGCCGTATTCAATCCAACCGCAACTTTATCGCCGGTATCCTGATTCTTTTTCTCATCGCTCTCATCTCGGTCACCGTCTATCTCACTCGCAGCGTTGTCCGCTCCACCAAGGCTTCCGCTCAAAGAACCTTCGATCTCAGCGAAGGAGAAGCAGACCTGACCAAGCGGATTCCCATCGAAAATGAAGACGAAATGGGTGTGGTCGCCCACAACGTCAACCGCTTCATCGAAAAACTCCTGGGTATCGTCTGGGAAATCACCTATCAGGTACACGCCATCGAAGCCGCCTCCGAAGAGTTGGACGAAACCAAGGACCGCTTCAAAAAAGGTATTCAAAAACTAAAAAACCAATTCGACACAGTCCAGGAGCATGCCAATCTGCTGATGGCAGAATTGCGGCAGATCGAACAGGCTGTGGAGAGCACCGTCGGCCAAACCCAAACCTTGGCTACATCAGCCCAGGAGTTGGACAACAACCTGGCCCAGATGGCCGCCGCCACCGAGGAGGCCTCCACCAACCTCTATTCCGTCGCCTCCTCTGCCGAGGGGATGACCGGCAACATTGCCGAGGTCAATGAAAGCCTGACCCACGTCCATTCAGCGGTTACCCGGGTATCCGGAGCGGTGGACGGCCTGACCAGTGGTCTGGACGGCACCCGACAACGGTGCGTCTCCGCCACCCAACAAGCATTGGAGGCTGAAGGCCATGCCCAGGAAACCCTGAACGTAATGGATCAATTGGCCGGCTCCGCCATGGAAATCGATGAGGTGATCCAACTGATCAACTCCATCGCCGATCAAACCAACATGCTCGCCTTGAACGCCTCCATCGAAGCGGCTGGCGCTGGAGAGGCGGGCAAGGGGTTTGCGGTGGTGGCCAACGAAGTAAAAGAGCTGGCCCAACAGACTGCTGACGCCACTCGGATGATCGAAAACAAAACCTCCGAGATCCAACAAAATGTCGGCCTGGCCGGGGAAGCCACCCGGCAGGTCTCAAGCCTGGTCAGCTCCATCAATATCGCCAACAACAACATCACCCAATCGGTCAACGAACAGATGGCCGCCGTGGAAGAGATTTCCCGCTCCATGGGAGAGGTCGCCCAAGCCACCGACAGCGTCACCACCAACTCCCACGACCTGGAACAGGCGGCAGGGGATGTCGCCCGGGCTGCTCGGGAAGTGGGACTCGGGGTGGAAGAGGTCTCCAAGGGGAACAATGCCGTAAAAAATGTCGCTTTGCAGGTCTCCGAAGCCGCTGTTCACGTCAAGGAGGAGACCGAAAAGGTCAACTATTCCTCCAAACAGGTCGGCAACCTCTCCTCCCGGGTGATGGATGAGATGAACATCGCCTCGGTCTCCACCAATCGCCTGACCACCAGCATCAATTTTTCCTTTGTGGAACTGGTCACAAGCATCGCCAACTCCATCGACGAGCTTAATCAGGCTGTCGCCCAGTTCAAGATCGGCACCGAGCCCTTCAATCTGGAAAACCTGATGCAAAACTATTTCCGTTCCATTCTAATCCTGCAACACGCCATCGACCGCTGTGAAGGAGAGCAGTTTCTGGACAGTATCGAACTCCCCCCCTTCGAAGAGTCGGAATTTTATCAATGGTGGGAGACAGATGGACGAAAACGTTTTTCCGATTTGGGGGGAGAGGAGTGTTTTGCCATGGAACAGATCCTCCACCAGGAAGCGGCGGCGGCTCTGGAACGGGCCAAAGCCTGCACCACTCGGGAGGATTACGGCAATCTAATCAAATCATTGGAAATTTTTGGTGGTGAGCTACGTCCGAAAATTTTTAATAATCTGAAAAATCTCTACATTCGGGCCGCCATGAAGGAGCCTGTTGAATAGTTGAATAATCGTCGTGCGCCTCATAAACGCCCTCCCCTTTGATAAACGCCCTGCCCAGGAGAAGAATAATCCCTGGGCAGGTTCGAAACACCACGCCCCCCTGCCCTCTATCTCTTAAAAACCGTTCCTCCCCCCTGAATTTGTCCCCCTCATCCCCCTGCTCTCCACTCCTTAAATCAGCCCTTTGATCCTGTCTGGTGCGTTTTTGGCTTGAGAATGGTAAAAAGAGCCTGGAACTGACAACCGACTGTTTAACCCAACTCAATCATCCCCGTCATGGGGAACAGGCAACCCATGAAACGTTTTCGCTACGGCGTTGGTTTTCGGATATTCATGAGCATTGCGGCGATGGCCTTTTTGACCATCATTGCCAGTGCCGTGGGTATCCATACTTTTCGAGTATTCCAGGATGGTCTCAAGCAGATCACTGTAGAAGAGATGGAAAAGATGGCTGCAGCCTATGAGGCTGCCCGACTGAGTGAAGCCATCGTCACCTCCTCCACCAACCTGGCCACTGCCAATAGCCAGTCAGCACGGCAAATCCGAATGCTCAGGCTCACCGATCAGGTGGCCGATATGAAGGCACTCACCCAGCGGCTGGTCAAGTTGGGCATCGGCCAGGAAAAGCTGGCTACCATCCGGGAAAACCGTCGGGATCTGGCCAAAAATCTGGAACGGCTCAACGCCCTCATTGAAGGCCGTCTCCAAAGCCGCGACCTCCACAAAAAGCAACTGGAGGAGGTGCTGGCCTTGAAAAACCGGCTTTTCGAGCTGGCCGGCCAATCCCTTTTTGCCCCATCCAGCCATTCCTTGCCTCCCGCTCTGGAAAACAGCTCCCAGGCCGATAGCGATTCCCTGAATTCCAGCAACACCCTCACCCCCT is part of the Magnetococcales bacterium genome and encodes:
- a CDS encoding HAD family hydrolase yields the protein MSLALFDLDDTLIAGDSDYLWGRFLVDHKVVEEAHYERENRRFYDDYLQGSLDIQAYLRFQLGYLAKHDMETLNRWHTAFMADKITPIMLPKGRALLEHHRQQGDTLMIITATNRFVTGPIAQAFGVDHILATELEVADNRFTGHPQGIPCFREGKVTRLQAWLQESDLSLAGSHFYSDSHNDLPLLEMVTHPIAVDPDDKLRKVAQERGWEIRSLR
- a CDS encoding Hsp20/alpha crystallin family protein, which encodes MARIHYTPFQSVRALQGELNRFFEASASGCNAHRMATELPLKVDILENENQVILQADVPGLEQKDIRINVENGLLTISGERRQEEEQKSAGMHRQERAFGQFSRTFRLPNVTDLDNIRASCKNGELQVILPKREEAKAREIPVTVH